From Salinibacterium sp. ZJ450, one genomic window encodes:
- a CDS encoding WS/DGAT domain-containing protein has product MAKPWTTSCCRYRYQTGAKQLSRTRGNRNGVIPLVLPGTGDPASRLELITRIIRAAKLPPRAASNALIGPVFRTLGRTGVYRRFIDHQRLVNTFVTNVRGPVATMSLAGNPVTEILPLGVAAGNVTVSFAALSYAGNLVLTIASDPDTCPDLDRLTEAITSEVLALSESARGIPGGRTGLEPAGYRTSAHQGLTRNGQPLPSGRRLAVAVVSASCSRRW; this is encoded by the coding sequence GTGGCGAAACCCTGGACCACTTCGTGCTGTCGGTACCGGTATCAGACCGGCGCGAAACAACTATCGCGAACCCGGGGGAACAGAAACGGGGTGATCCCCCTGGTACTGCCCGGAACCGGCGACCCAGCGTCCCGTCTGGAACTGATCACCCGAATCATCCGAGCGGCGAAGCTGCCTCCCCGCGCGGCATCCAATGCCCTGATTGGCCCGGTATTTCGGACGCTCGGCCGCACCGGTGTGTATCGCCGGTTCATTGACCATCAGCGCCTGGTGAACACCTTTGTGACCAACGTCAGAGGCCCCGTGGCGACGATGAGCCTTGCCGGCAACCCGGTGACCGAGATCCTGCCGCTCGGCGTCGCGGCCGGCAACGTCACGGTCTCGTTCGCGGCGCTCTCCTACGCGGGAAACCTGGTGCTGACCATTGCCTCGGACCCGGACACCTGCCCGGACCTCGACCGCCTCACCGAGGCGATCACGAGCGAAGTGCTCGCGCTGAGCGAGAGTGCGCGAGGAATTCCCGGAGGGCGGACGGGACTTGAACCCGCGGGCTACCGCACGTCAGCCCACCAGGGCTTAACGAGGAACGGCCAGCCGCTGCCTTCCGGCAGACGGCTGGCCGTGGCCGTTGTGTCAGCTAGCTGCAGTCGACGTTGGTGA
- a CDS encoding flotillin family protein, producing MLEIILGLLPIIGLALLVILIGVFYARSIYKNAGPDEAILVTGRRSKVTVVDGQTTEESGQKVVRGAGVFITPFFQKAHKLSLRSRAIELTAVAQDKNGVTLTVEAVAIVKVGDTEEAIRAAAQRFLGQDKNIDNFSQEVLSGSLRASIGATDVLTIIQRRDELGASVLVTARDSLANQGIDVDSFEIKGITDQNGYIEDLGRAEQAKVRKQAEVAESQATREAREAAITNEQAVAEAENLLALRKAALQLDTDRAAAEAAAAKPLAEAKAQQSIVAEQEQTANRRAELRKAELDAEVKAEADAEAYRLQKLAEAEAGASVARANADRDSRIAAAAAIREEGQAQADAIRAKGNAEAEATKAAADALAHQSDALIQLRMIESLPLIARELAAPMGNIDQLTVISTDGASQLTKNVVSGLTEVDSVLSSTMGVSVRDLLGKFVGGSAAGAAFGQVATSGHATAHPRFESVVEDEPALTVDTAPAAPAAPAVPATESVPAS from the coding sequence ATGCTGGAGATCATCCTGGGACTGCTGCCCATCATCGGCCTTGCACTTCTCGTCATCCTGATCGGCGTGTTCTATGCGCGGTCGATTTACAAGAACGCCGGGCCGGATGAAGCCATCCTGGTGACCGGCCGACGGTCCAAGGTCACCGTGGTGGATGGGCAGACGACCGAGGAATCGGGTCAGAAGGTCGTGCGCGGCGCCGGCGTGTTCATCACCCCGTTCTTCCAGAAGGCGCACAAGTTGTCGCTCCGCTCCCGCGCCATCGAGCTGACCGCGGTGGCCCAGGACAAGAACGGCGTCACGCTGACCGTGGAGGCCGTGGCCATCGTTAAGGTCGGTGACACCGAGGAAGCGATTCGCGCGGCCGCCCAGCGGTTCCTCGGCCAGGACAAGAACATCGATAACTTCTCGCAGGAGGTGCTGTCCGGCTCGCTGCGCGCGTCGATCGGCGCCACCGACGTGCTGACGATCATCCAGCGGCGCGATGAGCTCGGCGCGTCGGTTCTCGTGACCGCCCGCGATTCGCTCGCGAACCAGGGCATCGACGTGGACTCGTTCGAGATCAAGGGCATCACCGACCAAAACGGCTACATCGAAGACCTCGGTCGCGCCGAGCAGGCGAAGGTGCGCAAACAGGCCGAAGTGGCGGAATCGCAGGCGACCCGTGAAGCGCGGGAAGCTGCCATCACCAACGAGCAAGCGGTCGCCGAGGCAGAGAACCTGCTGGCGCTGCGTAAGGCCGCGCTGCAGCTGGACACCGACCGCGCCGCCGCCGAGGCGGCTGCGGCGAAGCCTCTCGCCGAGGCGAAGGCGCAGCAGTCGATCGTCGCCGAGCAGGAACAGACCGCCAACCGACGCGCCGAACTGCGCAAGGCCGAGCTCGACGCGGAGGTCAAGGCGGAAGCCGACGCCGAGGCGTACCGCCTGCAGAAGCTCGCCGAGGCGGAGGCCGGGGCATCCGTCGCCCGCGCGAACGCCGACCGGGATTCCCGGATCGCGGCGGCCGCGGCGATCCGCGAAGAGGGCCAGGCGCAGGCCGACGCCATCCGCGCCAAGGGAAACGCCGAGGCCGAGGCGACCAAGGCTGCCGCCGACGCGCTCGCGCACCAGTCCGATGCCCTTATCCAGTTGCGGATGATCGAGAGCCTGCCGCTGATCGCACGCGAGTTGGCCGCCCCGATGGGCAACATCGACCAGCTGACCGTGATCTCCACCGACGGCGCGAGCCAACTGACCAAGAACGTGGTGTCGGGCCTGACCGAGGTGGACAGCGTACTGTCCTCCACGATGGGCGTCAGCGTGCGTGACCTGCTCGGCAAGTTCGTCGGCGGCAGTGCCGCAGGTGCGGCGTTCGGGCAGGTGGCAACCTCGGGTCACGCCACAGCGCACCCGAGGTTCGAGTCCGTCGTCGAGGACGAGCCCGCGCTCACCGTCGACACCGCTCCGGCTGCACCGGCCGCACCTGCGGTGCCGGCAACCGAGTCGGTCCCGGCAAGCTAG
- a CDS encoding type II CAAX endopeptidase family protein has translation MTVRTPRPDAARSDKAGLTGRSLIFFFVATFVVSWGAGISYVLFQEQVDAIFGPMQYTNPVFIFMVYAPGIVGVLMVLRHYGMSGLGRFFRRFALWRMSLVWWLVLLLGMPAVYYAGAAVTGSITDPFPFATWDALWPAMLAMLFIGPIEELGWRGVALPLLQRRMAPLWSALLLGLIIALWHTPSFLLSGTKQAGWEFWPFFCGIIAISVILTAMFNASRGSLLVAFLFHAQMNNPIWPDAQPWDMWIFVAVAVVVAVANRKAMLDRSAGVTAVLASTGAADDAAPENPGTKTRQDLTTPR, from the coding sequence ATGACCGTCCGAACACCACGTCCCGACGCCGCACGATCCGACAAGGCGGGACTCACCGGCCGGTCACTGATCTTCTTCTTCGTCGCCACCTTCGTCGTGTCGTGGGGGGCGGGCATCAGCTATGTGCTGTTCCAAGAGCAAGTCGACGCCATCTTCGGGCCAATGCAGTACACCAACCCGGTCTTCATCTTCATGGTCTACGCGCCGGGCATCGTCGGCGTGCTGATGGTGCTGCGTCACTACGGGATGTCGGGACTTGGCCGCTTCTTCCGGCGGTTCGCGCTCTGGCGGATGTCGCTGGTCTGGTGGCTCGTGCTACTACTGGGTATGCCCGCGGTGTACTACGCAGGCGCCGCCGTCACCGGCAGCATCACCGACCCGTTCCCGTTCGCCACGTGGGACGCCCTGTGGCCTGCCATGCTGGCGATGCTCTTCATCGGCCCGATCGAGGAACTCGGCTGGCGGGGCGTTGCCCTGCCCTTGCTGCAACGCCGCATGGCGCCGCTTTGGTCGGCTCTCCTGCTCGGGTTGATCATCGCTCTCTGGCACACACCGTCATTCCTACTGAGCGGCACCAAGCAGGCCGGATGGGAGTTCTGGCCCTTCTTCTGCGGCATTATCGCGATCAGCGTCATCCTCACCGCGATGTTCAACGCGTCCCGCGGCAGCCTGCTGGTGGCCTTCCTCTTCCACGCGCAGATGAACAACCCGATCTGGCCGGACGCCCAACCCTGGGACATGTGGATCTTCGTCGCCGTCGCCGTCGTGGTGGCCGTAGCGAACCGCAAGGCCATGCTCGACCGCAGCGCTGGAGTGACCGCGGTTCTTGCCTCGACCGGGGCAGCCGACGACGCCGCCCCGGAAAACCCGGGCACAAAAACCCGACAGGACCTCACAACGCCACGGTAG
- a CDS encoding right-handed parallel beta-helix repeat-containing protein: protein MPATSTHKRTARLRKHCALGAVAAAAVLGVAFAPVGNSSAEAAGAVSVSSSAELTSALTSATAGDVITLEDGTYTGKFKAAASGTQAAPITLVGSPNAVLTTGSTSSGYGLHVTGHNWNITGFSVSGAQKGIVLDDSDNTVIDGVDVGSTGHEGIHLRSSSNGVTVRNSTVHDAGVVTPAIGEGIYVGTAESNWGEVMGSSSTADQSDNAVIENNRIFNTAAEGIDVKEGTTGGRVIGNSFDNAGHSGANNADSWIDIKGNGYVVADNSGTTARVDAIQVHSVRDGWGGNNTFTGNGTVAAVPGFEVNIASKTPGNVVDCKASDAAQGLTNVDCS from the coding sequence ATGCCCGCCACTTCCACCCACAAGAGAACAGCTCGTCTCCGCAAGCACTGCGCGCTCGGCGCTGTGGCCGCCGCCGCAGTCCTCGGAGTCGCCTTCGCCCCCGTCGGCAACTCCTCCGCAGAGGCAGCCGGCGCGGTTAGCGTCTCATCCTCCGCTGAACTTACGTCGGCACTGACATCCGCCACCGCCGGCGATGTCATCACCCTGGAAGACGGCACCTACACTGGCAAATTCAAGGCGGCGGCATCCGGTACCCAGGCCGCCCCGATCACGCTCGTCGGCTCGCCCAACGCCGTGCTCACCACCGGCTCGACCTCCTCCGGCTATGGCCTGCACGTCACCGGGCACAACTGGAACATCACGGGCTTCAGCGTGTCCGGCGCGCAGAAGGGCATCGTCCTCGATGACTCGGACAACACCGTGATCGACGGCGTCGATGTTGGATCGACCGGCCACGAAGGCATCCACCTTCGCTCGAGCAGCAACGGCGTCACCGTCCGCAACTCCACCGTCCACGACGCCGGCGTGGTCACGCCGGCAATCGGCGAGGGCATCTACGTCGGAACCGCCGAGAGCAACTGGGGCGAGGTCATGGGTTCCTCGTCCACCGCCGACCAGTCCGACAACGCGGTTATCGAGAACAACCGGATCTTCAACACCGCCGCCGAGGGCATCGACGTGAAGGAGGGCACGACCGGCGGCCGTGTCATCGGGAACAGTTTCGATAACGCAGGCCACTCGGGTGCCAACAACGCAGACTCCTGGATCGACATCAAGGGCAACGGTTACGTGGTCGCTGACAACTCCGGCACCACCGCCCGCGTCGACGCGATCCAGGTTCACTCGGTGCGAGACGGCTGGGGTGGGAACAACACGTTCACCGGCAACGGCACCGTCGCTGCAGTCCCGGGCTTCGAGGTGAACATCGCCTCGAAGACGCCTGGCAACGTCGTCGACTGCAAGGCCTCAGACGCCGCCCAGGGCCTCACCAACGTCGACTGCAGCTAG
- a CDS encoding CsbD family protein, with product MGLDDKAKNAAEKATGKMKEAVGDATDNRDLEAEGQAEQTKANLKQAGENVKDAFKK from the coding sequence ATGGGACTCGACGACAAGGCGAAGAACGCAGCGGAGAAAGCCACCGGCAAGATGAAGGAAGCCGTGGGCGACGCAACGGACAACCGGGATCTGGAAGCCGAGGGACAGGCCGAGCAGACGAAGGCCAACCTGAAGCAGGCCGGCGAGAACGTCAAGGACGCGTTCAAGAAGTAG
- a CDS encoding bifunctional 3'-5' exonuclease/DNA polymerase, whose product MHVVLSTLHEGGVRLTTLVVDGADFARTDVQDVPRVALAPLIRDMEQRPQPPRWVWSDTAVWYPRLLGEGVSVARCVDLRLCHAILRASAATASSDLATAPSSVWDGPRSATPVAGLFELEPAADGDPVEEFLLQQRALKQTDGRLGLLLAAESAGALVAAEMTFAGVPWRADEHERILADMLGPRPFAGYRPSKLEAKLGEVRAALEVPELNPDSPGELMKALHGAGIVAQSTRSFELAEIDHPAIEPLLEYKKLARLMTANGWNWLDTWVAHGRFRPTYIPGGVVTGRWASDGGGALQLPHQVRDAVRADPGWTLVVADAAQLEPRILAAMAGDNAMAIAGHGGDLYEGMVTAGAVETRQQAKYGMLGAMYGGTTGESGRMLPRLARAFPRAIGLVEHAARAGERGERVSTWLGRTSPAPGASWRQAQDEASDDGASAALQSSARGQARSWGRFTRNFVVQGTAAEWALSWMASVRMRLRTLYDGTLTDGPHLAFFLHDEVMVHTPKALAPQVADILEQAAADAGRLLFPGSPVDFRVTVAVVDSYADAK is encoded by the coding sequence ATGCACGTCGTCCTCAGCACTCTGCATGAAGGCGGCGTACGGCTGACCACGCTTGTCGTGGACGGCGCTGACTTTGCCCGCACGGATGTTCAGGATGTTCCGCGGGTGGCGTTGGCGCCCCTCATCCGAGACATGGAGCAGCGGCCGCAGCCGCCGCGTTGGGTGTGGTCGGACACCGCCGTCTGGTACCCGCGCCTGCTCGGCGAGGGCGTATCCGTCGCGCGTTGCGTCGATCTCCGACTCTGTCATGCGATTCTTCGGGCGAGTGCGGCGACTGCCTCCAGTGATCTCGCCACCGCACCGTCCTCGGTGTGGGACGGGCCGCGCTCGGCGACACCCGTTGCCGGACTGTTCGAGCTGGAGCCGGCGGCGGACGGCGACCCCGTCGAGGAGTTCCTGCTGCAGCAGCGTGCGCTCAAGCAGACCGACGGACGTCTCGGGCTCCTGCTCGCCGCCGAGTCGGCTGGCGCGCTGGTCGCTGCCGAGATGACGTTCGCGGGTGTGCCGTGGCGGGCCGACGAACACGAGCGCATCCTGGCCGACATGCTCGGTCCGCGACCGTTCGCCGGGTACCGGCCGAGCAAGCTGGAGGCGAAGCTCGGGGAGGTGCGGGCGGCGCTCGAGGTGCCGGAGCTGAACCCTGATTCGCCCGGCGAGCTGATGAAGGCACTACACGGCGCCGGAATCGTCGCCCAGAGCACCCGCTCATTCGAGCTCGCGGAGATCGACCACCCGGCGATCGAGCCGCTGCTGGAGTACAAGAAGCTGGCAAGGCTGATGACCGCGAACGGATGGAACTGGCTCGACACGTGGGTGGCGCACGGACGCTTTCGCCCGACATACATTCCTGGCGGTGTCGTGACCGGCCGGTGGGCATCGGACGGCGGCGGTGCGCTGCAGCTGCCGCATCAGGTGCGCGACGCGGTTCGAGCCGACCCCGGCTGGACGCTCGTGGTCGCCGATGCCGCACAGTTGGAGCCCCGGATTCTGGCCGCGATGGCCGGCGACAATGCCATGGCCATCGCCGGCCATGGCGGCGACCTGTACGAGGGCATGGTAACCGCCGGCGCCGTGGAGACTCGCCAGCAGGCGAAGTACGGCATGCTCGGTGCCATGTACGGCGGTACCACCGGTGAGAGCGGGCGTATGCTGCCGCGGCTGGCGCGCGCTTTTCCGCGGGCGATCGGACTGGTCGAGCATGCGGCCCGGGCTGGGGAGCGCGGCGAACGGGTGAGCACCTGGCTCGGCCGCACCTCGCCGGCGCCCGGCGCCTCCTGGCGACAGGCCCAAGACGAGGCATCCGACGACGGCGCAAGCGCGGCGCTGCAGTCGAGTGCGCGCGGACAGGCACGCAGCTGGGGGCGGTTCACCCGCAACTTCGTGGTGCAGGGCACCGCGGCGGAATGGGCTCTCAGCTGGATGGCGTCGGTGCGGATGCGGTTGCGGACGCTGTATGACGGCACGCTGACGGATGGACCGCATCTGGCGTTCTTCCTGCACGACGAGGTGATGGTGCACACCCCGAAGGCTCTGGCGCCCCAGGTGGCCGACATCCTGGAGCAGGCTGCGGCCGATGCCGGACGACTGCTGTTCCCCGGCAGCCCCGTCGATTTCAGAGTCACGGTCGCGGTGGTGGACTCCTACGCCGACGCGAAATAG